The genomic stretch GGGGAGGGGATGCGGGGTGTGGAAGGTCACATGAATAAAGCCAGGACTGGAAGGGGGTTGGTTTTGTACGGCTTTACAAGAATAGGAAAAGCTAGACGCAATTGAAAATTTTCTTAGAAGATATAAAGGATCCACACTGGTGCAAAAGAAATGGCAAATCCGAGTAGGCCAACAAGAGAAGAACCGGAGTTAAGATCTATCCTCCCCGAGGCTGATTCAGGTCCGGATGACTTTATGGGCAGGATCTGCCAAAGCATCGGGGGCAGGTGTTTGCCAGCCCGCAGGAGCTGGTGCAGGTCCTAACCCGAGCGGGGAAGCTGGGTGGCAGCCTGGTGGCAGCTCGGTGGCAGCTCAGTGCTCGAGCCCCTGCCCACTGGCCAGCACACTTCCTGGGAGTGCCGCTCAGGGCGGCCTGGACCCTGGACCCTGGGCCCTGGAAACCTCCCCCGCTCCCTCCCTGTGGGAAAGCAGCAGGCTCCCATTACCCAAACCAGCGGAACAGCCACGGAAGGACAACTCCAGGCCAGTCTCTTGTGGGGACAGATGCCAAAGTCCCGAATCAAATAGTGGCCAGTGGGCATGGGACGGACAGAGATGGGGCTGAGGGAGACGGTGGGATGGCAGAGAGAGCGGTGGGCAGAGCCTTTCGGGAGGAGAACCACCCCCCAATCTCAGGTGGATTTGGAGTCTGCAGCTCAcggcccacccctccccaccctgcaatCTCCTGGCAGGGACAACTCCCTCATTTAGGTGCTGGACGAGGCCAGGGGAGCCACACCTGAGGTTGCCCAGGGATTTGACTTTGTCCCTGGAGCATGAGACAGGAAAACAGATTTAATGAGCCCCAGCTTGGAGAGGTGGCATGCTTAGTCACCCTCTATAGGCAGTGTCTAGGAAAGACAGAGGCTCCCGGGTCTCTGGCCTGGGTGTCCAGGACCCGGTGGGGGGGAAGTGTGGGGCCTCCGAGGGAAGCGGGCCTGCTCGCTCTCATTTGAGCAAAGCCTGAAAACACGTGCAATTCTCACCACACCTGGGCACCCACGCACATAACTCTGCGCCCCCACTTGCTCACGCCCTACACATTCCTTCCCGCCAGCCTTCCCACCAGTgatcccacctccaccccctctccGTCTCTTCCCTTGGCACCAAAACCCAAATATCTCTCACCCCTGCACCCAACTTACCTAACACCCACTGGCTCCTGCTCTTCtggtctctgcctgcctctgcacTAGCCCCGCATGGCTGTGCTGCCTCAGACCTCCCGGCCACGCCTGCCCTCCCTTCTCATGGCCCTCTTCCCGCCCAGGGCAGGCTCCCGCCATCCCCCTCCAACCCGTGCCACCATGTCAACACTCGGGGCTTCAGGTCGGCACTgaggaggccccaggaggaagagggagggaaggatgagcTCCTGGCTTCCAGCCCAGGTCCTGGCTGACAGTCTCCTGCTGCCCCAGGTCCTCGGCCCCTCCCCGTGGCTGCCTCAACCGGCTTTTCAGGAGACACTGCGTCCTGTCCCAGCTCATGGCAATCGGTCCTCTGCCCTTGCCCAAGGGCTGGGAAGCAGGCAGCCAAGGTTCTGTTATGAGAATGCACCCTGGCTCCAAAGTCTGTAACCCTCCCCGAGGGGCCCCCCACTACTCTGGGgacccaggcacccttctctcCATCAACATCTGAGACTCAGGCTCGGCCTTGGCCTCTCGTCCCTTGGCTTCCCTTAGCAAGCGTACTATGTGTACTTACATCACGTACCTTTTGGGAGTGCTTCTTTTAATCCactcatttgttcaataaataaatatttactgaacccCAGGCAATGTTCTAAAAATTGAGGATATAGCAGTGACCAACACAAAAGCCCTGTCCTCTGGAAGTTCACAATCTGATAGGTGAGGCAGAcaatataaaagataattttgGATCGTGGTACgtgcttataaaaacaaaaggatgatATCACCCAGGATAACTGAGGGATGGCCAGGGAAGGTTTTTTTGAAGTGACATTTGAACCAAGAACAGAACGAGAAAGAACCCACCACGTGAAGATGTGAGTTCTGCCTTCTAGGCAGAGaggacagcaagtgcaaaggccatGAGGCAGGGATGAGCCTGGTGTGTCTGTGGGCTGGGGAGAAGACCTGTGGGGCTGGGATGTGGTAAGAGTTGGGATGGGGGGTTGTCAACAAGAACAGAAAGAGCAAGGTCTGATGACTCTCTCAACTCTCCAAGAGTGTACTCCTCCCCGTTGACTGTACCTCCCATCTTCCCAGATTCTTGCTGCTGCGGAAACAGGATCCTTCCATCCCCTGAGAGGAGTGAAGAACCAGCCCTGGGTCCTGGGGATGGGGATGACTGGTGGCGTTGGGAGAGAGGAGGCCTGGATAGTGGGTGAGGAATGAAAAGAGGAGGTGGTTGGAAGGGCAGACATCTGGGCTTTGGGGTGGAGGGCCTGAGCTGGGCAAGGAGCAAAGAAGCCACGTGAGTGTTCTCCACTCATGACtcaccttctcttcctcctcctcttcattgCTCAACTCAAAGCTCCCTGGGAAATACCTCCCTGACTGGGGACCAAGTCAATGCCTCACAGGGGTAATTGAGTCATGAGgggtggagaagagggagggaaggagagtaTAAATAGCAGCTTTGCTTCCCCAGCTCCtctctgcatcctccccaacCTGCCAACAACATGCACCTTGCCAGTGTGGTCAGCTCCTGCTCCCTCCTACTGCTATTGGGGGCCCTTCCTGGATGGGCGGCCAATGATGACCCCATTGAGAAGGTCATTGAAGGAATCAACCGAGGGCTGACcaatgcagagagagaggtgggcaaGGCCCTGGAAGGCATCAATAATGGAATCACTCACGCTGGAAGGGAAGTGGAGAAAGTTTTTAATGGACTTAGCCACATGGGGAGCCAGGCCGGCAAGGAACTGGACAAAGGCGTCCAGGGGCTCAACAGCGGCTTGGACAAGGTAGCCCATGAGATCAACAGTGGCATCGGACAAGCAGGAAAGGAAGCTGAGAAGTTTGTCCATGGGGTCAACAACGCTGCTGGACAGGTTGGGAAGGAGGCAGACAAAGTGATTCAGGGGGTCCATCATGGGGTCAACCAGGCTGGGAAGGAGGCGGAGAAGTTTGGTCAGGGGGTCCACCATGGGGTTAACCAGGCTGGGCGCGAGGCAGAGAAGTTTGGTCAGGGGGTCCACCATGGGGTTAACCAGGCTGGGAGCGAGGCAGAGAAGTTTGGTCAGGGGGTCCATCATGGGGTTAACCAGGCtggaaaggaggcagagaagtttGGTCAGGGGGTTCATCATGGAGTTAACCAGGCtggaaaggaggcagagaagtttGGTCAGGGGGTCCACCATGGGGTTAACCAGGCTGGGAGCGAAGCAGAGAAGTTTGGCCACGGGGTCCATCATGGGGTTAACCAGGCtggaaaggaggcagagaagtttGGCCAGGGGGTCCACCATGGGGTTAACCAGGCTGGGAGCGAAGCAGAGAAGTTTGGCCATGGGGTCCATCATGGGGTTAACcaggctgggaaggaggcagagaagtttGGTCAGGGGGTCCACCATGGGGTTAACCAGGCTGGGAGTGAGGCAGAGAAGTTTGGCCATGGGGTCCATCATGGAGTTAACcaggctgggaaggaggcagagaagtttGGTCAGGGAGTCCACCATGGGGTTAACcaggctgggaaggaggcagagaagtttGGTCAGGGGGTCCACCATGGGGTTAACcaggctgggaaggaggcagagaagtttGGTCAGGGGGTCCACCATGGGGTTAACcaggctgggaaggaggcagagaagtttGGTCAGGGGGTCCACCATGGGGTTAACcaggctgggaaggaggcagagaagtttGGTCAGGGGGTCCACCATGGGGTTAACcaggctgggaaggaggcagagaagtttGGCCAGGGGGTCCACCATGGGGTTGACcaggctgggaaggaggcagagaagtttGGTCAGGGGGTCCACCATGGAGTTGACcaggctgggaaggaggcagagaagtttGGTCAGGGGGTCCACCATGGGGTTAACcaggctgggaaggaggcagagaagtttGGTCAGGGGGTCCACCATGGGGTTAACcaggctgggaaggaggcagagaagtttGGTCAGGGGGTCCACTATGCTGCTGGGCAGGCtgggaaagagggagacaaaATAATCCAAGGAGTCCACCATGGGGTTGACcaggctgggaaggaggcagagaaattTGGCCAGGGACTCCACCATGGGGTTAACcaggctgggaaggaggcagagaagtttGGCCAGGGGGTCCATCATGGAGTTAACCAGGCTGGAAAGGAGGTGGAGAAGTTTGGTCAGGGGGTCCACCATGCTGCTGGGCAGGCtgggaaagagggagacaaaATAGTCCAAGGGATCTATCCTGGGGTCAACCAGGCTGGGCAGGAGGTGGAGCACTTTGGCCAGGGAGTTCACCATGCCGTTGAACAGGCTGGAAAGGAGGCAGACAAAGTGGTCCAAGGGGTCCACGATGGGGTCAACCAGGccgggaaggaggcagagaaattTGGCCAAGGGGTCCACCACGCTGCTGGCCAGGCTGGAAAGGAGGCGGAGAAACTTGGCCAAGGTGTCCACCATGCTGCTGGCCAGGCCGGGAAGGAGGTGGACAGGTTGCCGCAGAATGTTCATAATGGGGTCAACCAAGCCGGCAAGGAGGCCAACCAGCTGCTGAATGTAGGTGAACAGGGGTGGGGAAATGGGAAGAAGGGGCCGGGGGAGGGAGAGGCTAAGCCCTTGGGACATTGGGGTAGTCCATGTAGCCTTCATTCAGTCAGAGAAGCTCAGGGAGCTCTATGATCGtgttccctttcttcctcttcatctccCTACAAAGGAGCTGGGGCTCAGCTGGTCAGATGGATCAAACCATCTTGTCCGCCAAGCCCTGTATCAGACAGTGTGAAAGGGACCCAGCCCCACCTTCAGAGAGCTGCCCTCCTAGTTAGGGGGTGTAAGGAGAGGAACATGGGGTCTCTcctggggaagaggaaagagtTACTGAGTCAAGATCCCGTGCAGTGCAAACGGAGTGAGTGTTGAGAAAACCCAGAGCATCAGAGTAAGCGTGAGGAATGGCTTGGAGAGATAAGCcctattctgtttaatttttataacaagcCTCTGAGGTAGTCAGGGTGAGGATGCTGACTCCCCGATTCTTAGATAAGGAAATAGAAGCTCAAGTGAGGTTTTAAGGGGATTTGCCAAGGGCAGGTGGCTAGCACACAAGGGTTCTTTctcttccccgcccccaccccgtcGGGGGAGATCTCCTGGAGGATTTCTGGAAGGGGAGCATTTCTGCTGAGGGAACCAATACTGGAGGCCCGGGGGAGGCAAGGGGTGCCATTCATAGCGGAACAGGCATCAGGGGGGCACTTGGGGAATAAGAGAAGGCTGACCCCTGCCTGCCTCAGTTCCCCCTCTCCAGTCTCCACGAGGAGTCTTGAGGACCAGCCCAGACCTGGAAGCCGATAGCTACATGGGCGGCCAGGCAGGGacccagggctggggggtggggaggaagggaccCTGCAGACAGTGTGCACGGTAGACGAATGGGCGCTGCGTAGATGGCAGTCTTCACTGGAAGAGGTCAGGAGAGGGAGGGCTGTTCCGGGCTGCAAAGCTGGCCACAGCAGCAGCGGAGGCACAGCTGAGTTTCGGGGGGTAAAACGAGGACAGGGATCAACTGAAGTTAGGGGTCAGGCGGGAGGGTGTAcagagggcagagctggggtcGGGGCTGAGGTGACTGTGGTCCTAGGATTTGCATGGATCCTCGGGGTCCCCTTTCCAGTTTCCAGTCAGGCTTTTCTCAGCAACGGAGGGCATTTCATTAACTGAAATAAAAGGGAATTGGGGGAGGGAAGACTAGTCAGTAGGGCCAGACATCCTTCCAGGCTCTTCTTCCCATCTCACAGGATTCCCGCAGTGACACgggctttgggttttctttccGGACAATGAGCGGGGAGGAGGCTAGCCTATGCCTCCCATCTGGGCCCCAGTCACCCTAGAGGGCAGCAGGTCACTGGGGGAAGAGGAACTTGGGAGACCCCCCAAGGGCTGAGGGGTTGTAATGAGAGTCTGGGCTTGGTCCGCAGGGCGCTCATCCAGGCGTTTCCACCGGCCAGCACCAGCACGGAGGGGGCGCAACCACCACGTTAACATCTGGAGTAAGTCTCCCCAGCTcggggggcctgggaggggagggagggggccctCCTGGGATGGCGGTGGGGCACCTGCTGGTGACCAACCCTCTTGTGCTCCAATTCCAGGCTTCGGTCAACAGGCCTTTCATCAGCTTCCCAACTCTGTGGCAGGTGAGTGCCCGCGGCCGGTCAACCCGTGTGCACTGTCTTGGGAGATGTTCTCACGCCCCCTTCCCTCTGTGGACAGACTCAGCCTCGCAGAAACCATCCGACCTGTCTCCCAGCTTggccttccctttcttcctctgctctttgtCCCTCATCCCCCGCTCTCCTCTTCTGGCTGCTTTCCATTCCCTCCTAGGCAAATGCAAGCTGGCAATACGGACCCCGGGATGGGGGGCGTCCAGGGAGGCTGCTGAAGCTGCCCCCTCCATGTGCTCACTGCTTCTCATCACTCCCCTCgatcccctccctctctccctccctcctcccactgtGAGTCCCTCTGCTGCCTCACAGCAGTGTGCCGGGGAGTGGGAAGCTGCAGCTCTGTCCTTTCCCTGGCTGACAggaccaccccctcccacccacccccaccccgctgtGAAGGCTCCTGTGGGACCCTGGCCCCTACTCTGGGCCCAAAACGAAGTCCTAGCTTTGCATTTCTCTCTGCATTTAGCATGTCAGCTGCTTGAGACTGGGGCAAAAGGATGAGGGTGGGGAACAGCCCTGTGGTTGGGCCCAGAACCCAAAGGCACAGCCtcatttattcctgggctgtggGGAATGCCAGGGGATCCCCTGAGGCAAAATGACAAGGCCCTGGGCTCCCACACAGCCCCTGGCACCCCTGCCTGGGAGGGCTGGCTCCCTGTTCTTCCTGAACCCAGGAGCCACCTTCCTGAAGACATTGCCTGGAACATAAGCTACTCCTAGGCCCGGGAAGCTAATGCCAATGTCCCCCTCATTTCTCTAGGGGGCCGGAGGGCAGA from Canis aureus isolate CA01 chromosome 1, VMU_Caureus_v.1.0, whole genome shotgun sequence encodes the following:
- the SBSN gene encoding suprabasin isoform X2; this encodes MHLASVVSSCSLLLLLGALPGWAANDDPIEKVIEGINRGLTNAEREVGKALEGINNGITHAGREVEKVFNGLSHMGSQAGKELDKGVQGLNSGLDKVAHEINSGIGQAGKEAEKFVHGVNNAAGQAGKEADKVVQGVHDGVNQAGKEAEKFGQGVHHAAGQAGKEAEKLGQGVHHAAGQAGKEVDRLPQNVHNGVNQAGKEANQLLNGAHPGVSTGQHQHGGGATTTLTSGASVNRPFISFPTLWQSIANIIL
- the SBSN gene encoding suprabasin isoform X1; this encodes MHLASVVSSCSLLLLLGALPGWAANDDPIEKVIEGINRGLTNAEREVGKALEGINNGITHAGREVEKVFNGLSHMGSQAGKELDKGVQGLNSGLDKVAHEINSGIGQAGKEAEKFVHGVNNAAGQVGKEADKVIQGVHHGVNQAGKEAEKFGQGVHHGVNQAGREAEKFGQGVHHGVNQAGSEAEKFGQGVHHGVNQAGKEAEKFGQGVHHGVNQAGKEAEKFGQGVHHGVNQAGSEAEKFGHGVHHGVNQAGKEAEKFGQGVHHGVNQAGSEAEKFGHGVHHGVNQAGKEAEKFGQGVHHGVNQAGSEAEKFGHGVHHGVNQAGKEAEKFGQGVHHGVNQAGKEAEKFGQGVHHGVNQAGKEAEKFGQGVHHGVNQAGKEAEKFGQGVHHGVNQAGKEAEKFGQGVHHGVNQAGKEAEKFGQGVHHGVDQAGKEAEKFGQGVHHGVDQAGKEAEKFGQGVHHGVNQAGKEAEKFGQGVHHGVNQAGKEAEKFGQGVHYAAGQAGKEGDKIIQGVHHGVDQAGKEAEKFGQGLHHGVNQAGKEAEKFGQGVHHGVNQAGKEVEKFGQGVHHAAGQAGKEGDKIVQGIYPGVNQAGQEVEHFGQGVHHAVEQAGKEADKVVQGVHDGVNQAGKEAEKFGQGVHHAAGQAGKEAEKLGQGVHHAAGQAGKEVDRLPQNVHNGVNQAGKEANQLLNGAHPGVSTGQHQHGGGATTTLTSGASVNRPFISFPTLWQSIANIIL